The DNA sequence AGTAGAGATCCAACTCAAAGTTCTTGATTCGATTGTGTAAAATTGGATTATAGGCAAGCAACACAGCTGAAATGTTATCACAAAACACAGTGGGAGGAGCAGAGCAGGGCTGGTGTAGCTCAGCAAGAAGGTTTTGAATCCATAGCAACTTCGTGAATACTGCTACAAGGGCTCTATACTCTGCCTTGGTACAGCTTCTGCTGACCATGGCTTGTTTGCTACATTTCCAGGACACCAAATTTGATCCAAGATACACATAAAATCCTGTAGTATACTTTCTATCATATAGATCACTCGCCAAAACTGAGTCTGAAAAGGCAGTAAATCTCAAGTCAGTGCATCTGTGAAATTGAAGTGTAAGGTCAGCGGTACCTGCTAAATAATGCAGCACCCTTTTTGCTGCAATCTAGTGTTCTTGACATGGGTTGGACATGAACTGACTTAGTTTATTAACGGAGAAACTAATGTCAGGTCATGTAATAGTTGCATACTGTAACCCTCCTACTATGGAACGATACAAGGTTGGATTTTCAAAGAGAGCTCCACCATTGGCTGTTAATTTCAGAGAGCTTACCATAGGTGTACTGATTGGTTTTGAATCCTACATTCCAACCctcaaaagtaaattgcaaatATACTTTGATTGACATAAAGAAAGTAAGGAATTGGAATGCTTGACAGCTTCTATTCCCAAAAAGAAATTCAGATCCCCTAGATCTTTTAATAAGAAAGTGGAATGCAATTTAGTAAGCACAATTTTAATATCAGTTTCATTATCACCAGTAACAAGCATATCATCAACATAGATGACAGAATTAGTAGTAAATCTTGTGACCAGTGAGGGATCAAATTTTGTATCTGTAAAACCAAAAGATTGAAGAGTAGCAGTAATTATTAAATACCAAGCCCTTGGGGCTTGTTTAAGACCATAAATGGCCTTGTTGAGTTTACAAACTAATTTAGGATTGGAGTTAATGAATCCTGGAGGTTGAGTCATAAAAATAGTTTCATGTAAAATTCCTTTAAAAGGTATCGTGAAAATCATATTGTTGTATTCTCCATCCTTTAGATAAGGCAAGAGTCAGAATGATATGAATTGTAATAGGTTTTATTACAGGAGAGAATACTTTATCAAAATCTATTCCTACAGTTTGGATAAAACTCCTAGCAACTAATCGTGCTTTATGtcttataacttctcctttggCATTTCTCTTGACAGCAAAAATCCACTTGCAGGTGATAACTTTTTCATTTTCAGGGAGCTCAACTAAGGTCCAAGTATTATGATTTAATAGAGCCTTATATTTAGTAAGCATTGCTTTTCTGCATAAAGGATTCTGAAGAGCACTTCGAACACGTTTTGAAAGTAATTCAGAATTAGGTATAGAGCTTACTAGAGAAGTACTTACCTGAAAGGTCTTTGATGGTTTGCTACCTATTTTAGACCTTGTCTGCATAGGGTGAATATTGTTTGAAGGAGGGATAGGTGGAAGATTTTGAGACGAGGGTAGTATAGCTTCTACAGAGGAAAGTGGTTTAGAATTTTGTGTAGCTGGAATAGTCATAGTTGACTGTGAGCTTGGATTTGTTGTGTGTGAGAGTTGGTTTCCTTCTCTATTAGTAATGTTAGCATGTTTGTCCAAAGAATGAGTGGAATGCATAGGAATTGAACGAGGTAGAGGGATGGCAGGATCAATGGATGAAGGTGGAATAGTTGTAATCTAAGGTAAAAATTCTGTAACTGTAGTACTACTAACACCTGAATTTTGATCATTATTATtatgaagaaaaaagaagagagaagaaaaagtaGTTTCATGAAAATTAACATCCCTAGAGGTAATTATTTTTCCATATTTTGTTAATAAGCATCTATATCCTTTTTGATTTAAAGAATAACCAAGAAACAAACAAGGTTCAGATCTATATTCTAGCTTATGAACATTATATGGTCTAGTATGTGAAAAACATAAGCAACCAAACACTCTTAAAGAAGCATAATCAGGTTTGTTATGAAATAACAATTCAAAAGGTGATTTATTTCCTATACATATGAAGGCAtacaattaattaaataaactgAAGTTGCAAAAGTCTCATTGCATAGAGTTAAAGGAAGGGAGGCATTGGCTAAAAGAGCTAGAACAGTTTTAACAATATGCCTATTCTTCCTTTCGGCTATCCCATTTTGTTGTGGAGTATGAGGGCAAGTAAGCCTATGTATAATACCTTCATGGGCTAAAAATTCTGTAAAAGTCTTAGACAAATACTCTCTAGCATTATCAGTTTATAGAGCTTTTATAGAATGTCCAAATTGCTTTTTCATTTGAGCTTTATATAGTttaaacacactaaaaactTGTGATTTATTGGTTAAGAAATATATAGTAGTGTGCTTTGAGTAAGTGTCAATGAAAGATGCATAATATCTAACACCTGTATGAGCAGTAATTGGGGCTGGTCCCCAGATATCAGACACAACTAAAGATAAGGAGGAATTATATATAGTAGTATATGGAGAGTAAGGAAGTCTGTGAGATTTAGCCAAACAACATGAATCACACATAACAGTATTAGATTCATTATTATTAATAGGTAGTGAACAACTTGCTATAatgaattttataatttgtattGTTGGGTGACCAAATCTCTTGTCATACATATCTAGAGATAAAGTCTTAGCTATAAGAACATGAGAATTAAACTAACTACaatctgtttttatttttggaatatAAACTTTTTGAAATCTATACATGCGATTAGTTGCTGATGCTTGGAGAAGCACCTCCTTGGTAGCCTGAGATTTCACAAAACACACATCAGGCCAACAAGAGAAATAAACTTGATTATCTCTTGCAAATTTTGATACACTAACAAGATTATAAGCAATTGAAGGGACATGCAATAAATCATAAAGATAGTATCTTTTTCAGTTGGTTTATGATGTAAAAAGAATTTTCTAACATGCTGAATCTTCATACCTGAACCATTACCTATATACACCTGATCTTGACCATGGTATTCTTGTGATTGCTGTAAGTTGGACTGATCTGGAGTACAGTGATGAGAAGCTCCAGAATAAGCATACCATGAAGGATCAGCCATAGTAGTGGGTGTAGCTACAATGCTTTGGGGTTATGAAAGGAGGGAGGTGGAGGTAGGGCATTGTGCATGGAGGATGAACCTGAATTTTGTTGGGCATGCTGGAATTGTTGAGCAAATCAAAAATAACAGTAACTGGCAACATGTCCCAGCTTGCCACAAATTTGGCATTGTGGACGATTAGAATTGTTCCATGCACCCTTGCCTCCACGTTGCGATCTTCCTCCAAGACCTATTCTACCATAAGTTCCTCTACTAGGCATGTTTGTTGTGTGTTTTCCAAAGCTAGGATCAGAATTGTTTTGATTAACAGGTTGTGACTGAGTAAAATTTACTTGCACTATAGAAGAATTCAATTTCTTGAATCTCTTGACAATGTCTTCTTGAGCCATCAAGAGAGTTTCAAGATCAGGAATAGAGTAGGGTGGATCTTTTGCTATAACATAGGTGAGAAAAGATTGATAATATTCATTTAATCCATCTAGAATGACATTGGTGTATTCTGCATCAGTTAAAGGAGTTCCAACAGTAGTAAGAAAATTAACCACTTTCTTGATTTCAAGAAGGTAATCTGATGCTGATCCCACCTTTTTTATTGACTTCAATTGCAATTGGAGTTGTCTAATGCAAGCCTTGGTTTGGGATGCAAAATGTGTATGAAGGCGGCTCCAAAATTCATGAGCAAAGTTACAGCCAAGAACTCGATGCTTAAAGGAGGGGTCCATAGATGAAAATAACCATGATGCAACATTGTAGTCATCAAGTCTCTATTCTATATATGCCTTtgattctttttgagcttgtgCATCTTCTGGTGAGGCATAGAGAACTGAAATCTTCTCTTTGTCTAAGTGATCTTCAAGTTCTTGACCTGAAATTGTAAGAATTGCTGAATGACGCCAGGTGAGAAAATTGTCATTGTTCAATTTCTCGGGTAAATGAATGGATAATGGTTTTGCAATTGTTTTCGTGGGTGTAGAAGATGCTTGGGGAGTGGAACTGGAAGGTAGTGGATTGTTGATGATTTTTGGGTCCATGGATATTTATCGCTCTGTGATACCATGTaagaataagaaagaaaaagaatgtcTAAGCGGAAGAATGAAACTTATGCAGGAGGAATCTCAAATAAATATACTCGTATTATTGTATATATCTTGGATACACTAACCTTAATTTTTTGCAGAGTATATCTCAAACGCTCAATACctatttctttatatttttttaaatgtgaCTGAGTATACAATACCttgtaatttataaaatttgagaTAGTATACCCAAAATGTATACCATCaatttaaaatgataattttatttatgttaggAATTTCAATaaatagtatattttattaatttaaataaaaaattcatggTTTTAATTCGGATTATCACAGgttgaaaaaaatttaggagACAATGGACTTCAATCATTTtaaatgtattattattattattattattattattattattattattattattattattattattcctcTATGATATTTTGGTTTTTACTTTCAGCCTTGAAAGAATAATTTATTCAACAAAAACCAGACATACATCTTTATCAATTCACATCCGCCAAAAACTAAAACATAAGCCCATGCCTGAAAACAACAATAACCAAAAAATATAATCCAAATTAACAATTCCTTAATGCTATAATATTATCAAACCTCACACGGTATTCAATCCCTAAAAATTTCTGCCATCGCTACTTTGTCTCAGAACTTGTCTCCTCTTATAAAAATAGCAACCATGCGTGTTCTTCTTTCCTAATGTCAGCTCTTTTCAACAGATgatgaaaattttttgtttcaGCACCAAAGCTGAACCC is a window from the Arachis stenosperma cultivar V10309 chromosome 3, arast.V10309.gnm1.PFL2, whole genome shotgun sequence genome containing:
- the LOC130966419 gene encoding uncharacterized protein LOC130966419 — protein: MDPSFKHRVLGCNFAHEFWSRLHTHFASQTKACIRQLQLQLKSIKKVGSASDYLLEIKKVVNFLTTVGTPLTDAEYTNVILDGLNEYYQSFLTYVIAKDPPYSIPDLETLLMAQEDIVKRFKKLNSSIVQVNFTQSQPVNQNNSDPSFGKHTTNMPSRGTYGRIGLGGRSQRGGKGAWNNSNRPQCQICGKLGHVASYCYF